A window of Cryptomeria japonica chromosome 3, Sugi_1.0, whole genome shotgun sequence contains these coding sequences:
- the LOC131059776 gene encoding uncharacterized protein LOC131059776 yields the protein MSSEEWVRPLEGWWKFNFDGASKGNHGPSGEGVIVWDWKGEVIALGAQKLDEGTNNIAEASTTLLVVRIGKMLGVRKLNLEGDSLIVIQAIVKGSIEVRHLQNQINSIIEELKCFNDYKVSHVTQTWNVEVDILFKWALSFNVNGDLKIEYFRQALFEEE from the coding sequence ATGTCTAGTGAGGAGTGGGTGAGACCTTTGGAGGGGTGGTggaaatttaattttgatggtgcctctaagGGCAATCATGGACCATCTGGGGAAGGGGTTATTGTTTGGGATTGGAAGGGTGAGGTGATAGCTTTAGGTGCTCAAAAGCTTGATGAaggcacaaataatatagcagaagCATCAACAACATTGTTAGTGGTTAGAATTGGTAAGATGTTGGGTGTTAGGAAACTAAATCTAGAGGGGGATTCCTTGATTGTCATTCAAGCTATTGTGAAGGGTAGTATAGAGGTGCGGCACTTGCAAAATCAAATTAATAGTATAATTGAAGAACTTAAATGTTTTAATGATTACAAAGTTAGTCATGTAACGCAAACATGGAATGTGGAAGTGGACATTCTTTTTAAATGGGCGTTGTCCTTTAATGTGAATGGAGATTTAAAAATTGAATACTTTCGGCAGGCTTTGTTCGAAGAGGAGTAA